One genomic region from Carettochelys insculpta isolate YL-2023 chromosome 4, ASM3395843v1, whole genome shotgun sequence encodes:
- the LOC142012330 gene encoding E3 ubiquitin-protein ligase RNF103 isoform X2 translates to MEGELYSALKEEEASESVSSTNFSGEMHFYELVEDTKDGIWLVQVIASDRSPLVGKVHWEKMVKKVSKFGIRTGTFNCSSDPRYCMRRGWVRSTLIMSVPQTSTSKGKVMLKEYSGRKIEAEHIFKWITAHAASRIKTIYNSEHLKEEWKKSDQYRVKIYLFANLDQPPAFFSALSVKFTGRVEFIFVNIENWDNKSHMAEIGIYKTPSYILRTPEGIYRYGNNTGEFISLRAMDSFLRSLQPEVNDLFVLSLVLVNLMAWMDLFITQGATIKRFVVLISTLGTYNSLLIISWLPVLGFLQLPYLDSFYEYSLKLFRYSNTTTLASWVRADWMFYSSHPALFLSTYLGHGLLVDYFEKKRRRNNNDEINANNLEWLSSLWDWYTSYLFHPIASFQHFPFESDWDEDPDLFLERLAFPDLWLHPLIPTDYIKSLPVWRFKCLGVHAEEEMLEASQESESDSDNESKDALSGEKEVSEDELSTVRNPSEGESRCNAEICLCANKYCHNEVYEKKARSYGSYSTTEDMEPDWSVWPSDMLHCTECVVCLENFENECLLMGLPCGHVFHQNCIVMWLAGGRHCCPVCRWASYKKKQPYTHHQPLSNDTPS, encoded by the exons ATGGAAGGTGAGCTTTATTCTGCTCTCAAAGAAGAGGAGGCCTCTGAATCAGTTTCCAGTACAAATTTCAGTGGTGAAATGCACTTCTATGAGCTTGTAGAAGACACAAAGGATGGTATCTGGCTGGTACAG GTTATAGCGAGTGATAGAAGCCCTCTTGTGGGTAAAGTCCATTGGGAAAAAATGGTGAAGAAAGTATCAAAGTTTGGCATTCGGACAGGCACTTTTAACTGCTCCAGTGACCCGAG ATACTGCATGAGAAGAGGCTGGGTGCGATCCACGCTAATTATGTCAGTCCCACAAACCAGTACCTCCAAGGGGAAGGTGATGCTTAAAGAATACAGTGGACGCAAAATTGAAGCAGAGCACATTTTCAAATGGATAACAGCCCATGCAGCTTCTCGGATCAAAACCATCTACAACTCTGAACATTTAAAAGAAGAATGGAAGAAAAGTGACCAGTATCGGGTGAAAATATACCTGTTTGCTAACCTTGACCAACCTCCAGCTTTCTTCTCTGCACTAAGTGTAAAGTTTACTGGAAGAGTTGAGTTTATTTTTGTGAATATAGAAAACTGGGATAACAAGAGTCATATGGCCGAGATTGGTATTTATAAGACACCCTCCTACATCCTAAGAACTCCAGAGGGAATTTACAGATATGGGAATAACACAGGTGAATTTATATCCCTACGTGCCATGGATTCCTTCTTGCGGTCATTACAGCCAGAAGTTAATGATTTATTTGTTTTGAGTTTAGTATTGGTTAATCTGATGGCTTGGATGGACCTATTTATCACACAAGGTGCTACTATAAAACGCTTTGTGGTTCTTATAAGCACTTTAGGGACATATAATTCTCTCTTAATTATTTCCTGGTTACCTGTGTTGGGTTTTTTGCAGTTACCTTACTTAGATAGCTTTTATGAGTATAGTTTAAAACTCTTCAGGTATTCTAACACGACAACTCTGGCTTCATGGGTGAGAGCTGACTGGATGTTCTACTCATCACACCCAGCCCTATTCCTCAGCACTTACCTTGGTCATGGCTTACTGGTAGATTACTTTGAGAAAAAAAGACGACGGAACAACAATGATGAAATAAATGCCAATAACTTGGAATGGCTCTCAAGTCTGTGGGACTGGTACACCAGCTATTTGTTCCACCCGATTGCTTCTTTTCAACACTTCCCCTTTGAGTCAGATTGGGACGAAGACCCAGATTTGTTCTTAGAGCGATTGGCTTTCCCCGACTTATGGCTTCACCCTCTGATACCAACTGATTATATAAAAAGTTTACCTGTGTGGAGGTTTAAATGTCTTGGTGTCCATGCTGAAGAAGAAATGTTGGAAGCCTCTCAAGAAAGTGAAAGTGACTCAGACAATGAAAGCAAAGATGCCTTGAGTGGCGAAAAAGAAGTATCTGAAGATGAGCTAAGTACAGTTCGCAATCCTAGTGAAGGAGAGTCTCGGTGCAATGCTGAAATCTGTTTATGTGCCAATAAATATTGTCATAATGAGGTGTATGAAAAGAAAGCTAGGTCGTATGGGTCATATAGCACTACAGAAGACATGGAACCAGATTGGTCAGTCTGGCCCTCTGATATGTTGCACTGTACAGAATGTGTCGTGTGCCTGGAGAATTTTGAAAATGAATGTTTGCTAATGGGTTTACCATGTGGTCATGTGTTTCATCAGAATTGCATTGTGATGTGGTTAGCTGGGGGGCGACACTGCTGCCCAGTTTGTAGATGGGCTTCTTACAAGAAAAAGCAGCCATATACACATCATCAGCCTTTGTCAAATGATACTCCATCTTAG